From Lentisphaera araneosa HTCC2155, one genomic window encodes:
- a CDS encoding Cys-every-fifth RiPP peptide CefA, whose product MIVVRWDLLFCSVDLCSVDLCSADLCSADPCSADPCSVDLCSVDLCSVDPCSADLCSADLCSALDLDQLFVFVAGLNQDFLVALCS is encoded by the coding sequence CTGATTGTTGTTCGTTGGGATCTACTTTTTTGTTCTGTTGATCTTTGTTCTGTTGATCTTTGTTCTGCTGATCTTTGTTCTGCTGATCCTTGTTCTGCTGATCCTTGTTCTGTTGATCTTTGTTCTGTTGATCTTTGTTCTGTTGATCCTTGTTCTGCTGATCTTTGTTCTGCTGATCTTTGTTCTGCTCTTGATCTTGATCAACTTTTTGTTTTTGTTGCAGGGCTAAATCAAGATTTTCTTGTAGCTTTGTGCTCGTAG